The DNA segment GAAGATTTTGAACAGGCTCTCAGCTTCTACTATAAAACGTAACCAAACAATTGCTTTTATCTCAACAAACTTGCGAGGTCTTTATGAAACATCTCAAAACGTTTCTGATCTGGGGCATAGTGGTATTGGTCGGCCTGGCCTCCTTTACTACGCTTGCCATCCACAGGGGCGAGCAGGTGAGCGCGGTATGGATGGTGGTTGCCGCCATTTCCGTTTACTGTATCGCCTACCGCTTTTACAGCCTGTACATTGCCAAACAGGTGATGGCACTCGACCCCAACCGCTTAACCCCGGCCGAACGCCATAACGACGGTTTGGATTATGTGCCCACACACAAAGGCGTATTGTTCGGCCACCACTTTGCCGCCATTGCAGGCGCAGGCCCGTTGGTCGGCCCGGTGTTGGCAGCGCAAATGGGTTATTTGCCCGGCACGCTGTGGATTATTTTCGGCGTGGTTTTTGCCGGTGCCGTTCAAGATATGATGGTGCTGTTTGTTTCTATGCGCCGCGACGGTAAATCGTTGGGCGATATCGTCAAACAAGAGCTGGGCACTACCGCCGGTGTTATTGCTTCTATCGGTATTTTGATGATTATGGTCATCATCATGGCCGTGTTGGCATTGATTGTGGTTAAAGCACTGGTACACAGCCCGTGGGGTACGTTCACCATTGCCGCCACCATGCCGATTGCACTGTTTATGGGCATCTATACCCGTTATATCCGTCCCGGCAAAATCGGTGAAATTTCCATCGTCGGCTTTATTCTGCTGATGTTGGCCATCATTTACGGTGAGAATGTTGCACAAAGCTCGTTTGCACACTACTTTGATTTAGACGGCATCCAGCTGACTTGGGCAATTATGATCTACGGCTTCGTGGCCGCAGTATTGCCCGTATGGCTGCTGTTGACTCCGCGCGATTATCTTTCAACCTTCCTGAAAATCGGTACCATCATTGCCTTGGCTATCGGCATTCTGATTGTCAGCCCCGCTCTGCAAATGCCCGCTGTTACCCGATTTATCGACGGCACCGGCCCCGTATTCTCAGGCAGCTTGTTCCCCTTCTTGTTCATCACCATTGCCTGCGGTGCGGTTTCAGGCTTCCATGCCCTGATTTCTTCAGGTACCACGCCGAAAATGGTGGAAAACGAAACCCACGTACGCATGATCGGCTACGGCGGCATGCTGATGGAAAGCTTTGTGGCCATTATGGCTTTGGCGGCCGCCGCATCACTTGATCCCGGCGTGTACTTTGCCATGAACAGCCCCACTGCCCTTATCGGCACCGACGCTGCTCAAGCCGCACAAGTGATTACT comes from the Neisseria dumasiana genome and includes:
- a CDS encoding carbon starvation CstA family protein; amino-acid sequence: MKHLKTFLIWGIVVLVGLASFTTLAIHRGEQVSAVWMVVAAISVYCIAYRFYSLYIAKQVMALDPNRLTPAERHNDGLDYVPTHKGVLFGHHFAAIAGAGPLVGPVLAAQMGYLPGTLWIIFGVVFAGAVQDMMVLFVSMRRDGKSLGDIVKQELGTTAGVIASIGILMIMVIIMAVLALIVVKALVHSPWGTFTIAATMPIALFMGIYTRYIRPGKIGEISIVGFILLMLAIIYGENVAQSSFAHYFDLDGIQLTWAIMIYGFVAAVLPVWLLLTPRDYLSTFLKIGTIIALAIGILIVSPALQMPAVTRFIDGTGPVFSGSLFPFLFITIACGAVSGFHALISSGTTPKMVENETHVRMIGYGGMLMESFVAIMALAAAASLDPGVYFAMNSPTALIGTDAAQAAQVITNQLGFPVTADTLLHTAKEVGENTILSRAGGAPTLAVGMAHIMSQLIPGEAMMAFWYHFALLFEALFILTAVDAGTRVARFMIQDLGSVFYKPFGNTDSLPANLFATFLAVTFWGYFLYTGVTDPLGGINSLWPLFGIANQMLAGVALIMCSVVLVKMKRERYVWVPLVPAVLVLFVTCYAGLQKLFHSDPRISFLAHAAKFNDAAARGEVLAPAKDLEQMSRIAFNDYVNSGLTILFLSIVVIVAIYGLRVALKARKVAWPTAKEVPAVYRNEVQSNES